The Daucus carota subsp. sativus chromosome 2, DH1 v3.0, whole genome shotgun sequence genome includes a window with the following:
- the LOC108208762 gene encoding uncharacterized protein LOC108208762 isoform X2: MATSTDAQVVKSLNTSSGRRRFVFKTFSQRVEDIDIDVYRSLHPLDSEPSPGSTFFRDCLVEWRELNTAEDFISFYEEMLPLVQTLPQIILQKKLIFSKLLSRLQLKARLSLEPILRMIAALSRDLVQDFIPFLQTIANSLVSLLKSGADRDPEIIEQIFTSWSYIMMHLQKFLVRDVVFVLKITVKLRYYPKDYIQEFMAESVSFLLRNAQDKQLGKGIQEVMLEVVKKPLEMRTSGASAILFYIMRGTSSNLHSRAKKVIKTLLDESIYTIGDGLSKDSGIAVEVVSATFHRLCEVLEPAELEVVWDSMNVEIWAALGSMSQYSLHLSCLLSVLVSTLQRNYIRKLSDYEPLLKLVAVLMDTFLVEAKEQSSEIIGKIIQLMLCILDGLHSTCNMVAIVRVSQEWAPAFESRNPSLLTFIKQLLSRNKGLLHAFGVNIIKALNDSVEASEEEVVYMLLIFFDKLEELCSSLLHGTSSERLSNVLNFSQKIIRNWVEAVNDNLHGNPSCIQFQENKLAMLYGVVRSFPYVIDVQSNTTLLMDLVDALDQLLLTDSGYIAGFTKNTWTSLIGCCLASYIKLHTLRKLCYNEDSIGKFLNLAKRYKSSSQVLLAVADFLDSIDKSTTLVHADSSKLSPELRSEKAVDALAVFAENLCHPDKQIRVSTLRILCHYESLASDNIARDRPAKKMKVDDSQTLCEGEHDSNVLHHLRSIEETSLSITSSRQVILHISKIQMDLIAAKILEPYIPVLLYGTIGIFHNRFSYLWNPAIECLAELIRRYAGIVWERYIKYLDGCQSIFITCHDQSGKSILDSSCESHDLITHFKSFLCPQSDGTPSGTILPLLIQSLQKVIDISEARTRQIIPLFLKFLGYNCDNLVSVQSHESQITMGKEWKIILGEWLNLLKMMRSPKSFYLGQFLKDVLVYRLLDSNDAELQLRVLDCIINWKDEFLQPYAQHLRNLINSKQFREELTTWSLSRESHLIDEQHRSQVVPLVLRVLIPKVRNSKTLSSRKHASMHLRKAVLGFIAELDIKELPLFYALLLKPLQIISHGNNVIDEWLRISSECSVVEFDSSSILKQFTVANIRALPWKKIYGFLYVVEDIFQVFDIFHIKPFLDLLMGCVVRMLTSFSSSLLCAKSGISQVENDCVLDASEEVSEAETQSTTSRDVEQLKSLRSLCLKILSFVLTKYSDHDFHSDFWDLFFASVKPLIDGFKQEASSSEKPSALFSCFIAMSRSRKLVSLLSREKNLLSDIFSILTVSTASEAIVSCVLKFVENLLKLDEQESDDNAIKTILLPSIDTLVCSLHCLFTRTKGGKRKSIRCPGEQELNVFRLLSKYIKDPSTAGTFVDVLLPLLTKKPCNTDELVEILHVIQHIVQVSGSGTSSKIVNSISPLLISAGPDIRLCICDLLETVSHNDPSTLTVANLLRELNATSTSEIGGLDYDTIIGAYDKINIEFFFDVPEEHALVILSHFVHDMSSEELILRQSAYRLLLLFVEFCGRILDEEAKSEKEGRWSSACIQQIINKFLLKHMGDAMNKEAAVQKVWIDLLKEMVLRLSKVQILKSYQALCSKDAEQDFFNNIVHMQKHRRARALSRFSSVVSSGNLSEVITTKVFVPLLFNTLFNVQDGKGEHLRSASIEALASISGCMDWKAYYELLNRCFKEMTLKPDKQKLLLRLISSLLDHFHFRETNSSFEVKDSVSGALITPVELSEIQTWLYKKLLPKVQKILRADSDNVNVNINLVALKLLKLLPAEIMELQLSNIIHRLSNFLKSRLESIRDEARSAITACLKELGLEYLQFIVKVLRATLKRGFEMHVLGYTLNFVLSRCLSGSVCGKIDYCLEELLSIAENDILGDVSDEKEVEKIASKMKETRKNKSFETLKLIAQNITFKTHALKLLSPVTVHFKKPLKPKEKVKLEIMLKHIAAGIECNPSVDQTDVFIFTYSLIEDGISTENCKGGVSATVDGSNHNEEKVTTSRLLLYDDSKCSPLITVFALRILHDHMKNAKLHKKDEKLLSMLDPFVRLLGDCLSSKYEDVIAAALRCLSQLIHLPLPSIESQADNIKSSLLVIAQGSADANSPIMQSCIRLLTVLLRSTSVTLSSDHLHMLIQFPVFVELERNPSVLALSLLKSIISRKLVVPEIYKLVTHVAELIVTSQVEPIRKKSSQVLLQFLLDYKFSEKGYEEQLFFLLKYLSYEHSTGREAALEMLHAIIVKLPTRFVDQHSRIFLLFLVKSLANDDDKKVRSMAGAAIKLLINRVSSHCRESIIQYCLTWYVGGNLRLWSTGAQVLGLLVEVKTESFQKHLNCVLPVMRHIFQSANDAVKNKELNISDEARIPFWKEAYYSLVMLEKILNQFPEMCLGRDLEDVWELICEFLLHPHMWLRNISNRLIALYFSTVTEACQDNHEKLFRTFFLMRPCRLFHVAVSICCQLRASLTDGIANAIIEQNLIFSICGLHALLQQGEYANLKYWSDLEQHEQGLLIRTFHMLDSRKGRSMFASLTSGIDGFDGNEKSVQVGVLLVSYLLKRLGKIGLQMEAIQMKIVFNTFRSVSPKIFDANEHLGKVVEENNQNYAYHILLPLYKVCEGFAGKVIPEDVKQLAQEVCESIQSTMGTHNFVQVYSQVRKQLKAKRDKRKQEEKLMAVVNPMRNAKRKLRVAAKHRANKKRKVMTLRMGRWKK; the protein is encoded by the exons AATTACAGTGAAACTGAGGTATTATCCAAAAGATTACATTCAAGAATTCATGGCTGAATCAGTATCATTCTTGTTGAGGAATGCTCAAGATAAGCAGCTTGGAAAAG GTATACAAGAGGTTATGCTTGAAGTTGTGAAGAAACCCTTAGAGATGAGAACATCTGGTGCTAGTGCCATACTGTTCTATATAATGAGAGGAACTTCATCGAATTTGCATTCAAGGGCGAAGAAAGTAATTAAGACATTATTGGACGAGTCAATATATACCATTGGTGATGGATTATCTAAAG ACTCGGGCATCGCAGTCGAAGTTGTTAGTGCAACCTTTCATAGACTATGTGAAGTGTTGGAGCCTGCAGAGTTGGAAGTAGTTTGGGATTCTATGAATGTTGAAATATGGGCAGCTCTCGGAAGCATGAGTCAATACTCATTGCACCTCAGCTGTCTCTTGTCTGTGCTTGTATCTACACTTCAAAGGAACTACATAAGAAAACTTTCAG ATTACGAACCACTGTTGAAGCTAGTTGCCGTACTGATGGATACTTTTTTGGTCGAGGCGAAGGAACAATCATCTGAAATTATTGGTAAAATTATACAATTAATGCTATGCATTCTTGACGGTCTTCATTCCACTTGCAATATGGTAGCCATTGTCAGAGTGTCACAGGAATGGGCTCCAGCATTCGAATCAAGGAACCCTAG TTTGTTGACATTTATCAAGCAGCTTCTGTCAAGAAATAAGGGGCTTTTGCATGCCTTTGGAGTCAATATAATTAA GGCACTAAATGATTCAGTTGAAGCTTCTGAAGAAGAAGTTGTATATATGTTACTTATATTCTTTGATAAATTGGAAGAGCTGTGCTCTAGTTTATTACATGGGACATCCAGTGAAAGGCTCTCGAACGTCCTTAATTTCtctcagaaaattatcagaaacTGGGTTGAGGCAGTTAATGATAATTTACATGGGAACCCGTCGTGTATTCAGTTTCAGGAAAATAAGCTGGCAATGCTGTATGGAGTTGTTAGGAGCTTCCCTTATGTAATCGATGTCCAGTCAAATACAACTTTGCTAATGGACCTGGTAGATGCACTTGATCAGCTTCTTTTAACCGATTCTG GGTACATTGCAGGATTTACTAAAAATACTTGGACAAGCCTAATTGGTTGCTGTTTGGCTTCATATATCAAATTACATACTCTTCGCAAGTTATGCTATAATGAAGATTCAATTGGCAAGTTCTTAAATCTTGCAAAAAGATACAAAAGTTCTTCTCAGGTTTTGTTGGCTGTAGCTGATTTCTTGGACTCAATAGACAA GTCAACCACTCTGGTACACGCCGATTCAAGTAAACTCTCCCCGGAGTTGAGATCTGAGAAGGCTGTAGATGCACTGGCTGTATTTGCTGAAAACTTGTGCCACCCAGACAAACAGATTCGAGTCTCTACTTTGAGAATATTGTGCCACTATGAATCACTAGCATCTGATAATATTGCGAGAGATCGTCCTGCCAAGAAAATGAAAGTGGATGATTCTCAGACTCTTTGTGAGGGTGAACATGATAGTAAT GTTCTTCACCATCTACGTTCCATTGAAGAAACTTCTCTGTCAATTACCAGTAGCAGACAGGTTATATTACATATATCCAAAATACAAATGGATCTCATAGCTGCAAAGATACTTGAACCATACATTCCAGTTCTTCTGTATGGAACTATTGGCATATTCCACAACCGATTCAGCTACTTGTGGAATCCGGCTATTGAGTGTCTTGCTGAGCTGATACGTCGTTATGCTGGGATTGTGTGGGAAAGATATATCAAATATCTTGATGGATGTCAGTCTATCTTTATAACATGTCATGATCAGTCGGGGAAAAGCATTCTTGATTCGTCTTGTGAATCACATG ATTTGATTACTCACTTCAAATCATTTCTTTGTCCACAATCTGATGGGACGCCTTCTGGGACTATCCTGCCCCTTCTGATTCAGTCTCTGCAAAAAGTTATTGACATTTCAGAAGCTCGGACTCGTCAAATTATACCTTTgtttctaaaatttttaggCTACAATTGTGATAATCTCGTGAG TGTACAATCACATGAGTCACAAATTACCATGGGAAAAGAATGGAAGATCATTCTTGGGGAATGGTTGAATTTGTTGAAAATGATGCGGAGTCCAAAGTCTTTCTATCTTGGTCAATTTCTAAAGGATGTTCTTGTATACAG gCTCTTGGATTCAAATGATGCTGAATTGCAACTGAGGGTTCTCGATTGTATCATTAACTGGAAAGATGAATTCTTACAGCCTTATGCACAACACCTGAGAAATCTTATAAATTCAAAACAATTTAGGGAGGAACTTACTACGTGGAGTTTATCCAGAGAATCCCATCTTATTGATGAACAACACAGATCTCAAGTTGTACCTTTAGTGTTACGAGTTCTTATACCAAAAGTTCGAAATTCGAAGACACTTTCCTCCCGAAAG CATGCGAGCATGCATCTACGGAAGGCAGTTCTTGGTTTCATAGCTGAGCTAGACATAAAAGAGCTTCCTCTCTTTTATGCCTTGTTACTAAAACCTCTACAAATTATTTCACATGGCAACAATGTCATTGATGAGTGGTTGCGGATTTCATCTGAGTGTTCCGTTGTCGAGTTTGATTCAAGCAGTATACTGAAGCAATTCACAGTGGCTAACATAAGGGCCCTCCCTTGGAAAAAGATATATGGTTTTCTATACGTTGTTGAAgatatttttcaagtttttgatatatttcatataaaacCTTTCCTTGATCTGCTGATGGGATGTGTTGTTCGAATGCTGACAAGTTTCTCATCAAGTCTTCTCTGCGCAAAGAGTGGTATATCTCAGGTTGAAAATGATTGTGTCCTTGATGCGAGTGAAGAAGTTTCTGAAGCTGAAACACAAAGCACG ACTTCCAGGGATGTTGAACAGCTAAAAAGTCTGAGATCTTTGTGCCTGAAAATCCTTTCTTTTGTTCTCACTAAATATAGTGATCATGATTTTCATAGTGATTTCTGGGACCTTTTTTTTGCCTCAGTGAAGCCTTTGATTGACGGTTTCAAGCAAGAAGCCTCCAGCAGTGAGAAGCCCAGTGCACTTTTTTCTTGCTTTATAGCAATGAGCAGGAGCAGAAAACTTGTATCACTCTTGAGTAGAGAGAAAAATCTCCTGTCTGATATTTTTTCGATTCTAACGGTCTCAACTGCATCGGAAGCCATTGTATCTTGTGTTCTTAAGTTTGTTGAAAACTTGTTGAAACTTGATGAGCAGGAAAGTGATGATAATGCCATTAAAACCATATTGCTTCCCAGCATTGACACACTAGTATGCAGCTTGCATTGTCTTTTCACACGTACTAAGGGAGGAAAAAG GAAATCTATAAGATGTCCTGGGGAACAAGAGCTCAATGTATTCAGgttattatcaaaatatataaaagatccTTCAACAGCGGGGACATTTGTTGATGTACTGCTCCCGCTTCTGACGAAGAAACCCTGTAACACTG ATGAACTGGTTGAGATTTTGCATGTGATACAACATATAGTGCAAGTATCAGGGAGCGGAACTTCCTCAAAGATTGTTAATTCGATTTCGCCATTGCTTATTTCTGCTGGTCCTGATATTCGGTTGTGTATATGTGATCTCCTTGAAACAGTATCTCACAATGACCCTTCTACACTCACTGTG GCAAACCTTCTCCGTGAATTGAATGCAACCTCTACGTCAGAGATTGGTGGTCTTGATTATGACACAATTATTGGTGCATATGATAAgataaatattgaatttttctTTGATGTACCAGAGGAGCATGCACTAGTCATTTTGTCTCATTTCGTACATGACATGTCTTCTGAAGAATTGATTTTGAGGCAAAGTGCATACAGATTACTGCTTTTGTTTGTTGAGTTTTGTGGCCGGATTCTAGATGAAGAGGCAAAGTCAGAGAAAGAAGGACGTTGGTCTAGTGCATGCATTCAACAAATCATCAACAAATTCCTATTAAAGCATATGGGGGATGCGATGAATAAAGAAGCTGCTGTTCAGAAG GTTTGGATTGACCTACTAAAAGAAATGGTGTTAAGGCTATCAAAGGTGCAAATCTTGAAATCATATCAGGCTCTATGCAGCAAAGATGCTGAACAGGATTTTTTTAACAACATCGTCCATATGCAG AAGCACCGACGAGCTAGAGCTTTATCTAGATTTAGCAGTGTGGTCAGTTCTGGTAATCTGTCAGAG GTTATTACAACAAAAGTGTTTGTTCCCCTCCtcttcaatactttatttaatgTTCAAGATGGGAAAGGAGAGCATCTCAGAAGTGCATCAATAGAGGCTCTAGCATCCATATCTGGTTGTATGGACTGGAAAGCATATTATGAATTACTTAACAGATGCTTTAAGGAAATGACTTTAAAACCTGACAAGCAAAAATTGTTGTTGCGGCTTATATCATCTCTCCTTGACCACTTCCATTTTCGGGAAACTAATTCTAGCTTCGAGGTTAAAGATTCAGTTTCTGGTGCACTTATCACTCCTGTTGAGCTTTCTGAGATACAAACATGGCTTTACAAAAAGTTGCTTCCTAAGGTACAGAAGATACTAAGAGCAGATTCTGACAACGTCAACGTGAACATTAATCTGGTTGCTTTGAAATTGTTAAAATTGCTTCCTGCAGAAATCATGGAGTTGCAGCTTTCTAACATTATTCATCGACTTTCGAACTTCTTAAAGAGTCGTTTGGAAAGCATTCGTGATGAGGCCAGATCTGCTATAACAGCCTGTTTAAAGGAATTGGGTCTGGAATACTTGCAATTTATTGTCAAAGTCCTGAGAGCCACGTTGAAAAGAGGATTTGAAATGCATGTACTTGGTTACACTCTCAATTTTGTCTTATCACGGTGTCTTTCGGGTTCTGTTTGCGGGAAAATAGATTATTGTTTGGAGGAACTTCTTTCCATTGCAGAGAATGATATTCTTGGTGATGTTTCTGATGAAAAAGAGGTGGAAAAGATTGCTTCAAAAATGAAAGAGACTAGGAAGAACAAGTCATTTGAAACTTTAAAATTGATTGCCCAAAACATCACGTTCAAAACTCATGCCTTGAAACTGCTTTCACCTGTGACTGTTCATTTTAAAAAGCCTCtaaaaccaaaagaaaaagTGAAGCTGGAAATCATGTTAAAACACATAGCCGCTGGCATTGAATGCAATCCATCTGTAGATCAGACTGATGTTTTTATCTTTACATATAGTCTCATAGAAGATGGAATTAGCACTGAAAATTGCAAAGGTGGAGTTTCTGCTACGGTGGATGGAAGTAATCATAATGAAGAGAAGGTAACTACCTCTAGGTTGTTACTCTATGATGACTCGAAATGTTCACCTCTCATTACAGTTTTTGCTCTCAGAATTCTACATGATCACATGAAAAATGCAAAGCTTCACAAGAAAGATGAAAAACTCTTGTCAATGCTTGATCCGTTTGTACGATTATTAGGCGACTGCTTGAGCTCTAAGTATGAAGATGTCATAGCTGCTGCTCTTAGGTGTCTTTCGCAGCTGATTCACTTGCCTTTGCCATCTATTGAATCACAAGCAGATAACATAAAATCTTCGCTCTTGGTTATTGCTCAGGGATCAGCTGATGCAAACAGTCCTATTATGCAATCTTGCATAAGGTTGTTGACGGTACTTTTGAGAAGCACTAGTGTTACTCTTTCCTCGGATCATTTGCATATGTTGATCCAGTTTCCAGTATTTGTTGAACTTGAAAGAAATCCATCAGTTCTTGCCCTTTCACTATTGAAGTCAATAATCAGCCGGAAGCTAGTAGTTCCAGAGATATATAAATTGGTTACTCATGTTGCAGAATTGATAGTGACTAGCCAAGTGGAACCTATTCGCAAGAAAAGTAGTCAAGTTCTTTTGCAATTTTTACTTGACTATAAATTCTCGGAGAAAGGCTATGAAGAGCAACTTTTTTTCTTGCTTAAATATTTAAG CTATGAACATTCCACTGGGAGGGAAGCGGCACTTGAGATGCTTCATGCTATAATAGTTAAGCTTCCAACACGGTTTGTAGATCAGCATTCCcggatttttcttctttttttagtgAAGTCTCTGGCAAATGATGATGACAAAAAAGTTCGTTCCATGGCTGGTGCTGCTATAAAGCTTCTGATTAACCGCGTGAGCTCACATTGTCGTGAATCGATTATTCAATACTGTCTCACTTGGTATGTGGGTGGAAATTTACGTTTATGGAGTACTGGAGCACAG GTCTTGGGGCTACTGGTGGAAGTTAAGACAGAAAGCTTTCAAAAGCATTTAAATTGTGTCTTGCCTGTGATGAGACATATATTTCAGTCTGCTAATGATGCTGTTAAAAACAAGGAGCTTAATATTTCTGATGAGGCAAGAATCCCTTTCTGGAAAGAGGCATACTATTCACTAGTTATGCTGGAAAAGATACTAAATCAGTTTCCTGAGATGTGCTTAGGAAGGGATCTTGAG GATGTATGGGAGTTAATATGCGAGTTTCTTTTACATCCACACATGTGGCTGCGCAACATATCAAATCGCCTCATTGCATTGTACTTCTCCACAGTCACTGAGGCCTGCCAGGACAATCACGAAAAGTTATTCAGAACCTTTTTCTTGATGAGGCCATGTCGACTTTTTCATGTAGCAGTTTCCATCTGCTGCCAGCTTAGAGCATCACTTACTGATGGCATTGCCAATGCCATTATTGAGCAGAatcttattttttcaatttgtgGTTTGCATGCCTTGTTACAACAAGGTGAATACGCAAACCTGAAATATTGGTCTGATCTTGAGCAGCACGAGCAAGGCCTTCTTATTAGAACTTTTCACATGCTTGATTCAAGAAAAGGTAGAAGCATGTTTGCGTCTTTGACATCTGGTATTGATGGATTCGATGGCAATGAAAAAAGTGTGCAGGTTGGTGTATTGCTTGTATCTTATTTGCTGAAAAGATTAGGAAAGATTGGACTTCAGATGGAAGCTATTCAG ATGAAGATTGTGTTCAATACTTTCAGATCTGTGTCTCCAAAGATCTTTGATGCGAATGAACATTTAGGGAAAGTTGTGGAGgaaaacaatcaaaattatGCATATCACATTCTTCTTCCCTTGTACAAGGTTTGTGAGGGATTTGCCGGAAAAGTTATCCCAG agGATGTAAAGCAACTGGCTCAAGAAGTATGCGAGAGTATACAAAGCACTATGGGGACACATAATTTTGTGCAGGTGTATAGCCAGGTCAGGAAACAGCTCAAGGCAAAGAGGgacaaaagaaaacaagaagaaaaaCTTATGGCAGTGGTTAATCCAATGCGGAATGCCAAAAGGAAGTTGAGAGTGGCAGCCAAACATCGCGCCAACAAGAAAAGGAAAGTAATGACTTTAAGGATGGGAAGGTGGAAGAAGTAA